One stretch of Anas acuta chromosome W, bAnaAcu1.1, whole genome shotgun sequence DNA includes these proteins:
- the LOC137846823 gene encoding olfactory receptor 14C36-like: MPNVSSVSEFLLLAFADTRELQLLHFALFLGIYLAALLGNGLILTAVACDHRLHTPMYFFLLNLAVLDLGSISTTVPKAMAISLWDNRVISYEACAAQLFLFDFLVLAEYCLLTVMAYDRYVAICKPLHYGSLLGSRACAQMAAAAWGSGFLNAVLHTANTFSLPLCQGNAVDQFFCEIPHILKLSCSDAYLKEVWALLFSIFLAFGCFVFIVLSYVQIFIVVLRMPSEQGRHKAFSTCLPHLAMVSLFVSTAIFAYLKPPSISLPSLDLVVSLLYSVVPPAVNPLIYSMRNQELKYAVRKLFPYMLLKHP, encoded by the coding sequence ATGCCCAACGTCAGCTCTGTtagcgagttcctcctgctggcatttgcagacacacgcgagctgcagctcctgcacttcgcgctcttcctgggcatctacctggctgccctcctgggcaacggcctcatcctcaccgccgtagcctgcgaccaccgcctgcacacccccatgtacttcttcctcctcaacctcgctGTCCTTGATCTGGGatccatctccaccactgtccccaaagccatggccataTCCCTCTGGGACAACAGGGTCATCTCCTATGAAGCATGTGCTGCCCAACtatttctctttgattttttgGTTTTAGCTGAGTATTGCCTCctcactgtcatggcctacgaccgctacgttgccatctgcaagcccctgcactacgggagcctcctgggcagcagagcttgtgcccagatggcagcagctgcctggggcagtggctttctcaatgctgtcctgcacacggccaacacattttccctgcccctttgccaaggcaatgctgtggaccagttcttctgtgaaatcccccacatcctcaagctctcctgctcagatgcctacctcaaAGAAGTTTGGGCACTTTTGTTTAGTATTTTCTTGgcctttggttgttttgttttcattgtgctgtcctaCGTGCAGATCTTCATTGtggtgctgaggatgccctctgagcagggccggcacaaagccttttccacgtgcctccctcacctggccatggtctccctgtttgtcagcactgccatatttgcctacctgaagcccccctccatttccttgccatccctggacctggtggtctCACTTCTTtactcagtggtgcctccagcagtgaaccctctcatctacagcatgaggaaccaggagctcaagtaTGCAGTGAGGAAACTGTTTCCATACATGCTTCTTAAGCATCCGTGA